A DNA window from Purpureocillium takamizusanense chromosome 9, complete sequence contains the following coding sequences:
- a CDS encoding uncharacterized protein (SECRETED:SignalP(1-23~SECRETED:cutsite=VAG-AG~SECRETED:prob=0.2147)), giving the protein MKSALAAGVVAVSALSATAGVAGAGAAATQPEVYRVGRETPEPFNRHEPVFGYDHPERPERDWNSKFPRPLWWDKRLRDDCVYQGKCYFDQKEDWCYCAIKYIGKNNSPFNELQVPCSEETAHCCKGKEKNSVLCEVKYDDTVTARDQENVRCGLKGYGKSPFTKS; this is encoded by the exons ATGAAGTCAGCCCTCGCAGCAGGAGTggtcgccgtctcggccctctccgccaccgcgggagtagcaggagcaggagcggcggcgacacagCCAGAGGTCTACCGCGTCGGGCGCGAGACTCCGGAGCCGTTCAACAGGCACGAACCGGTCTTCGGCTACGACCATCCCGAGCGCCCCGAACGCGACTGGAATTCCAAGTTTCCGAGGCCGCTTTGGTGGGACAAGAGACTCCGCGACGATTGCGTTTACCAAGGC AAGTGCTACTTTGACCAAAAGGAGGACTGGTGCTACTGCGCTATAAAATACATCGGCAAGAATAATAGTCCCTTCAACGAGCTTCAGGTGCCGTGCAGCGAGGAAACGGCGCATTGT TGCAAGGGGAAGGAGAAGAACTCCGTTCTTTGCGAAGTCAAGTACGACGACACAGTCACGGCCCGTGACCAGGAAAACGTGCGCTGCGGACTGAAAGGGTACGGCAAATCACCCTTTACTAAGAGCTAG